The stretch of DNA CAAGATAGCATAACTTCGAATATGCCTTTTGTAATCTCCAATAACATTAAATCGCTCTACCTCTAAGCTTTTATCTACCTTTGACAAGCTCACCAAACGATGCAAGGCATAGATGACTAGGGTAGAAAAAAAAACAAGCCCTACCAAAGCAGTGCTTGTTTTTATAGTTATCTTGAATACATACAAAGTTTGAGCAGTCATAGCTACTGCACATAATGCAATATAAATATTGCTATACAATAGAAAATTGATCAGCTTTATCATTCAACTTTGACTAAAACTTATTTATGTAAAATATCTAAAATCGTGTTGATCTTCAATTTTTTGCAACGCTTGATAAATCAAACTAATAACATGCTCCACATCTTTTTTATGTGCCATTTCTACGGTTGTGTGCATATACTTGATGGGCAATGAAATCAAAGCCGATGGCACTCCCCCATTTGAAAAAGCAAACGCATCGGTATCCGTTCCTGTAATACGAGAACTAGCACTCAATTGATAAGGAATTTGGTTCGCTTCTGCCGCCTCCCGAATCAATTTTAATAAATTGTTGTGAACTGCTGGACCAAACGTCAAATCAGGTCCTTTTCCTCCTTTTATATCGCCATGTTTTTCTGTACTCACTAAAGGCGTGTGTGTATTGTGAGAAACATCTGTTACAATAGCAACATTTGGTTTGATGGTTTCTGTAATCATCTTCGCACCATTCAGCCCCACTTCTTCTTGTACGGCATTAACAATGTACAAACCGAAAGGCAATTCAACCTTGTTTTGGTGCAACAAGCGAGCTACTTCTGCAATACAAAATCCTCCAATTCTGTTGTCTAAAGCACGACCTATATAGTAACGATCATTTAAAACTTCAAAGGTATCCGAATAGGTAATGACACAACCTGGGTGAATCCCCATTTCCAGTACTTCTTCCTTACTTTCTGCTCCTACATCAATAAATATATTGTCTAATTTAGGAGTCAACTTAGCGTCATCGCCTCTTCTGGTATGAATTGCTGGCCAGCCAAATACACCCCGTACAATTCCTTTTCCAGTGTGAATATTAACCCGCTTGGAAGGAGCTATGATATGATCTGAACCACCATTTCGAACCACTTTGATGTAACCTTCACTCGTAATATAATGAACAAACCACGAAATTTCATCGGCATGAGCTTCTATCACAACCTTGTATTCTGCTTCAGGATTAATAATCCCGTAAACAGTACCATAATTATCTACTTTGTAGTCATCAATATAAGGTTTGATATAATCCAACCACATTTTTTGCCCTGGAGCCTCAAAGCCAGTAGGCGAAAAATTGTTTAGGTAAGCCTCTAAAAATTGTTCTGATTTTTTTGTTATAATCGACATGATGAATTCTGCTTAATTTCTTTATTATTTTAGCTTCCAAAGATACAATAGTTTTATAAAAAACTAAATAATCATCTCAATATCATTTTAAAGCCCACCATCCTTTTAGCAAGTTATGCTTTGATGGTTGTTTCCCTTCTTTGCCAACTCCCAATTTTGGCAATGATCTAAGTTTTGATGAGTGCTTATTTTACACCAACACAACCCCCTGAAAATCAAATTCAAAAACAAGAAAAGAAACCCAAAAACAACTACTGCATTGTTTAGTTTTTTAATTTTTCCAATGTAAATTAATTAATAATTTTTTGTAAATTTGCGTTTAATTTTTTGTTGTTTTTTATACAACTTCAGTTTCTAATCTTTAATTAATGAAGTATCTATTCACCATTTTATTTTCTTGCTGCCTCCTAGAGTTGGCTTATACACAAATTGTTAACCGCTATCCTAACATTCAACGCCCTTCACAAACAACGGCAACGATTGCTTGGCGCCGTGCCAACGCTTCTACAGGAACGCTCTATTTAGGAACCGCTCCTAATGTTTGGTTTGATTCTGTTACAACTGTTGGTTTAGCACAAAAACACTTTTTTGATTTGGCAGGTCTACAAGCCAACACTCAATATTATTACCAAGTCAAATCTATCGCTCCCAATGATACATTTGTTTCTGCCATTGAGCATTTTGAAACCGCTCCGCTTCCCTTAGAAGACAAAGTAAGTTTTTTAGCTTATGGGGATTGTGGTTACAATAATACCATGCAAAACCAAGTAGGTGGTCTGATGGAACAAGAAGCGGTTGACTTTGCATTGGTAACTGGTGATATTGACCAAAATATAGGCGACAACTATGATGGGATTTTCTTTGGTGTTTACAAAGATATGCTAAAACAAAACTGTCATTTTACTTGTATTGGCAATCACGATACGTATGCTGATAATGCAGCTACTTACTTAGATGCTTTTTATTTATTTAGTAATAATCCTGCTAATACAGAACGTTATTACTCCTTTGAATGGGGAGATGCTAAATTTGTTTGTTTGGATGCCAATTTAGATTATACCATAGGCTCTGCTCAACACAATTGGATGTTAGATGAATTCAAGTGTAACGACAAAAAATGGTTGTTCATTTTCTTTCATCAACCACCTTGGACCAATGCTTGGAGTTTGGATTATTATGTTCCCTTTTCTCCTTATTTTCTATACCAAGGAGATGAAGATATGCGTACAGACTTAGTTCCCGAATTTGAAAAATATGGGGTTGATTTTGTAGTGAATGGTCATTCTCATTGTTACCAACGAGGCGCTATGAATGGCGTTCAGTACTTGGTAACAGGTGGTGCAGGAGCAAGCACACTTGATGCCAATACCAATAGTAATGCACCTAATTTAAGTGTTGAAATTTACGAAAATCACTATATTCGATTTGATATCAATGGCGATACAGCCAAATATGTGATGATTAACAACAATGGGCAACGTAGAGACTCTGTAGTAGTGATTAAGCCTTACCTGCATTATAGCCAAAATATCAGCAGTTCTAATGCAAGTTGTAATGGGGCAAACGATGGACAGGCTATTTTAACCGTGTCTGGTCCTAAGCCTCCTTATACCTTTCTGTGGGATAATGGACAAACGAGCGCTAATTTGACTGGCTTAGCCCCTGGCACTTATCACGTAGCGATTATTGACTCTGTAGGTTGTGAACGTACCGACAGTGTTGTCATTACAGAACCAACTGCATTAACTACGCAAATCACCACTGCAACAGGAGACTATATCATTTGTGACAGTACCCCATTAAGCTTATCCGCAATAGGAAACTTTACCAATTATACTTGGTCTACGGCCGACACTACTTCCACGATCCAAGTAGTCTCACCTAATGTTTATACCGTAACGGCTTATGATGCGTTGGGTTGTGCCTCTGCTCCTTATAGTATTACGGTTACCGCTGAAACAAGCCCCAATAATACGACCTTCCTCCACAATTCAACAGGATTAAATGCCAGCTTTACAACTGCTAATACAGGAAACTATCTTTGGGATTTTGGAGACAATACAACTTCTACCCTTCAGCATCCAAATCATAACTATAGTACTGCAGGTGTTTATACCGTACAGTTAGTAGTTAGCAATGCTTGTGGCAGCGATACAAGCAGTCAGCTTGTAACCATTGTTGGAACCAATACAACAACCATTGAAACGCTCCAAGCGCTAGAGCTTTCACTTACGCCTAACCCTTTTAGTGAATTTACCATACTAAGTTTTAACAATCCTACGCAGGAAACGTTTAGCTTAAGCATAACCGATGTGCAAGGAAAAATACTAAGAAATTATACCAATATCACTGGTAACCAGATCCAAATCGATAAAAAAGAGCTAAGTGCTGGCACTTATCTATATACGCTCAAAAGCGATGCGATTAGTGTCAGTGGAAAATTATTGATTCAATAATTCCTTTTGCGCTAAAAATTGGAGAAGGTTTTTTATTCCTTCTTTTTATCCATCAACTCATTATCACTGCTAGATAATGAGTTGATTTTTTTTGCAAACTAGCTTGTTGTTTTTCAGCTTAAATGCTTAACAAGCTAGTCCCCACATTTTCACCTTCTGCACAAAACGACACACTTAACAAGTCAGTCAACACAGCTACCAATTCTAGCTTGTTCCCTATCGGTTATTGATGTATCTTAAACCTTAAAAAATATCCGACAACTCCACTTTTAGGGAGCTTACTCAATCCAAAATATCTACTTCCTCCATTATGAAAAAAACAATCCACCTTATTTTAGTTATTAGTACATTCATTTTATGCTGGACAGCATGTACCAAAGAAGATAGCCCACCACTTGACTCAAAAGTTCCCATTACTCTAAAAGGAAAAATTATTGATGAGCAGGGTACGGCTTTAAGTGGTGTTCAGTTGAGTCTTAGCAATAGTTCCTCTTCTACTATTAGCGATGCGAATGGGCAATTTGATTTTAGTACAACTGCCCTTCCACAAGAACGGGCTATTCTTAAAGCCAACTTAGCCAATTATATGAGTGGGTCGTTCTCCTTTGAAGTGGAAGCCAACCAAAGCTATTCAACCACGCTCGTATTAGGGCAAGCCGATGCGAATCAAACCATTTCTGTCACAACAGGCGGCACAATAAACTTGCCTAGTGGTGCAAAAGTAGCACTTCCTGCCAATGGTGTTAGCCTAATGGACGGCAGTCCTTATAATGGCAATAACATTCAGGTTCAAGTTAAAGAAATTAATTCTGATTTAGGGGTTACATTCAGTGCACAAATACCAGGCAATACCCTAAGTGCCATTGATGTTAATGGCAATGAACGAGAGTTGGTTTCCTTCGGGATGTTACGAGTTGAATTGTCAGGAGATAATGGACAGCCCTTGCAATTGACAACAGGCAATACATCTACCCTTACTTTTTCTATTCCGAACGATCAACAATCTACAGCTCCCAATAGTATCCCACTCTGGTATTTTGACGAAGCGGCAGGACTTTGGAAGGAAGAAGGAATGGCAACCAAACAAGGGGCTACCTATGTAGGAACTGTCTCGCATTTTACTACTTGGAATTGCGATCAACCCCACCCTCCCTGTTTTATATCGGGCTGTGTAACAGACAGTCTAGGCATTCCATTGGCGGGCATTCCGCTAATTGTTGGGCAAACACAAGTTTATACAGATGATGGAGGCTGTTTTAATGTACTTATTCCTGCTCAATTTTTGCCCATTATCATTTATTCTATAGATTATAACCTGCTTCAAACCTGCTTTTTGTACAACTTAACAGCAGTTATTAGCCCTAACACTACTTATAATATAGGAACTGTAATCTGCAATGCTACCAACACAGCGAATTGGAATATTAACATACCTGATACGGTTGTTGGAAATTTGGGTGCTACCCTTACTGTTCCTATACACATTAAAGATAGCCTAAACCAAAATATTCCCAATACAACCGTTACCGCAACCGTTATTAGTGGTGGTGGAACCCTTATTAACAACCAAGTGACGACTAATGCAAGTGGAATTGCCCTTATTGAATGGAACAGTACCAATAGTGGTGTTCAAGAAATTATGCTTTCAATTGGTGCTATTAATAAAACCGTCATTGGCAAACACATTAGTATTACAACAGGTAGTATGACTGACTCTAGAGACAATGAAACCTATGCTACTGTCACAATAGCAGGACAAACCTGGCTTGCTGAAAACCTACGGTATGATGTTCCTGCTGTTTATACAGATACCTTAGATATTAGCAATCCCAATCTAAAATATGGTCGCATTTACGATTGGGCAACGATAATGAATGGCAGTCCCTCTAGCAATAATGTCCCCAGTGCAGTTCGAGGTATTTGCCCCTTAGGTTGGCACCTTCCCTCAGATGCTGAATTTAATATACTGGAAGTGAACCTTGGTCTGGATCCTGCCAATTTAATTTCTCATGGTACACGAGGTGGTCATTATGCACCTTCTATGAAATCAACAACAGGTTGGTACAACAATGAAAATGGCACCAATAGTAGCCTATTTAATGTCTTGCCTGCTCCTTATGGTTTCCCTGCGAATAACAATGGAACGCTTACAGCAATTTGGACCGCAACAGCGAGTTTTAATGGTGGTTCTTTAGCCCGTTATTTTTACCATAATAAAAATGGTGTTCACAAAGGCAGTAATATCACTAATGATCGCCTTAGTTGCCGTTGTATTCAAGATTAAATCTTAATGTTTGATAAGGCTACACGGTTCTTTTCATGAGAAAGAACCGTGTAGTTACTTTTTTAGCAACAATATTTTTTTAGTTTTCAGCCCCTAATTCCACCTGCATATACTCCTCTGTTTCATAATCTATAACGCTTCACATTATCCTATTTTTTATGCTCTAACATCCGTTAATACTTTCAAAAGATCAGCAATCACGCAACTTTTTTTTAACAGATTTTGTATATTGATTATACAGGTTTCATAAGAGACAATACAATCACATATTAATCCATCTATTCATGGAAAATAAATTAATTAAAGCCGCAAAATTTGTACGAAAAATGAGTAACAATAATAATAATGAAGATTTGAATCAACGAGCAGAATCCGCTGTCCGAAATCATGTTATTTGGTCGATGGGAGCTGGTTTTATTCCAATTCCAATCGCTGATTTTGTGGCTGTTGCAGCCGTTCAATTGGATATGATTCGAACCATTAGCAATATTTATGGCGTTGATTTCAAAGAAACGGAAGGCAAAGCATTGGTTACTTCTCTAACGGGTTCTGGCTTATCAAGATTGGGTGCAAATGCCTTAATTAAATTAATCCCTGGCTTTGGGTCTGTTTTAGGGGGCGTTTCTATGTCTATTGTCTCTGGAGCATCTACTTATGCACTGGGACAGGTATTCAAAACGCATTTTTCTGTTGGAGGAACCTTTTTAGATTTTGATACCGACCGCTTCCAACGCTATTATGATGAGCAATTTGAAAAAGGAAAAGAAGTAGCCCAAGATATTCAAAAAGAAAAAGAAGAAAACGGTGCGGTAGCAGAAGATCCCATCGCCTACACACACACGCAAAAAGAGGAAGTGCCAACTGCCCAAGATGCTACACCTAATGCTCCAGATGCTAACTCTGAAATTGTTCGCAAACTCAAAGAGTTGGCCGAACTAAAAGATATGGGGGTAATTGACGATGAAGAGTTTGCTCAGATGAAAGCTCGTTTAATTGAAAATTACAAATAGAGCTCACAATCCTTAATACATTATAACCGTATTTTCTAGTAAATTCAAAATTTGAATTTACTAGATCTTTATTGAACGATAACCCATTGTTAGACAAGAGTTGTAACAGATCTTGGGTATTGGATTATTTAGTTGAATTGGAAAGTATTATTCCTAATAATTATACTTTTTTTTTCAAAAAATTTATATTCGTGCCCATTATTCATAACATTACCTAACTCCCTAAAATATTACATCATGAATAAACTTATGTTTATGCTTGTTTTGGTATTTTTGGCACCGAATTTAATCTTTGCCAACGATTACCAAAAGGCTTGGGAAGCCATTTCCAACAAAGATTTAAAAACAGCAAAAAAATTGCTAGAAACTGCCCAAAAAGATCCTCAATACGCCGTTGATGCAGGACTTACTTTAGTCTTATTGGAATCTTTTGAAGGGCATACAGAAAGCGTTAGCACTTCATTTTCTCAGTTTTATAATAAAACCGATAATCCAAATCCTTATTTGTACGCACTTTGGTTTTATGAAGGTTTTGTAGGAGAATATGGAAAAAAAAGCAAAGAGCAACTCAAACTTCTAAAACGAATCCAAAAAGACGACAACTGCAATGGTACCATCAAAGCGGCTTCTTTTTACTCAGAAGGGATGCATTATTTAAAATCCAATGATTTTAAAAATGCCA from Aureispira anguillae encodes:
- a CDS encoding M42 family metallopeptidase, translating into MSIITKKSEQFLEAYLNNFSPTGFEAPGQKMWLDYIKPYIDDYKVDNYGTVYGIINPEAEYKVVIEAHADEISWFVHYITSEGYIKVVRNGGSDHIIAPSKRVNIHTGKGIVRGVFGWPAIHTRRGDDAKLTPKLDNIFIDVGAESKEEVLEMGIHPGCVITYSDTFEVLNDRYYIGRALDNRIGGFCIAEVARLLHQNKVELPFGLYIVNAVQEEVGLNGAKMITETIKPNVAIVTDVSHNTHTPLVSTEKHGDIKGGKGPDLTFGPAVHNNLLKLIREAAEANQIPYQLSASSRITGTDTDAFAFSNGGVPSALISLPIKYMHTTVEMAHKKDVEHVISLIYQALQKIEDQHDFRYFT
- a CDS encoding PKD domain-containing protein, whose translation is MKYLFTILFSCCLLELAYTQIVNRYPNIQRPSQTTATIAWRRANASTGTLYLGTAPNVWFDSVTTVGLAQKHFFDLAGLQANTQYYYQVKSIAPNDTFVSAIEHFETAPLPLEDKVSFLAYGDCGYNNTMQNQVGGLMEQEAVDFALVTGDIDQNIGDNYDGIFFGVYKDMLKQNCHFTCIGNHDTYADNAATYLDAFYLFSNNPANTERYYSFEWGDAKFVCLDANLDYTIGSAQHNWMLDEFKCNDKKWLFIFFHQPPWTNAWSLDYYVPFSPYFLYQGDEDMRTDLVPEFEKYGVDFVVNGHSHCYQRGAMNGVQYLVTGGAGASTLDANTNSNAPNLSVEIYENHYIRFDINGDTAKYVMINNNGQRRDSVVVIKPYLHYSQNISSSNASCNGANDGQAILTVSGPKPPYTFLWDNGQTSANLTGLAPGTYHVAIIDSVGCERTDSVVITEPTALTTQITTATGDYIICDSTPLSLSAIGNFTNYTWSTADTTSTIQVVSPNVYTVTAYDALGCASAPYSITVTAETSPNNTTFLHNSTGLNASFTTANTGNYLWDFGDNTTSTLQHPNHNYSTAGVYTVQLVVSNACGSDTSSQLVTIVGTNTTTIETLQALELSLTPNPFSEFTILSFNNPTQETFSLSITDVQGKILRNYTNITGNQIQIDKKELSAGTYLYTLKSDAISVSGKLLIQ
- a CDS encoding FISUMP domain-containing protein, encoding MKKTIHLILVISTFILCWTACTKEDSPPLDSKVPITLKGKIIDEQGTALSGVQLSLSNSSSSTISDANGQFDFSTTALPQERAILKANLANYMSGSFSFEVEANQSYSTTLVLGQADANQTISVTTGGTINLPSGAKVALPANGVSLMDGSPYNGNNIQVQVKEINSDLGVTFSAQIPGNTLSAIDVNGNERELVSFGMLRVELSGDNGQPLQLTTGNTSTLTFSIPNDQQSTAPNSIPLWYFDEAAGLWKEEGMATKQGATYVGTVSHFTTWNCDQPHPPCFISGCVTDSLGIPLAGIPLIVGQTQVYTDDGGCFNVLIPAQFLPIIIYSIDYNLLQTCFLYNLTAVISPNTTYNIGTVICNATNTANWNINIPDTVVGNLGATLTVPIHIKDSLNQNIPNTTVTATVISGGGTLINNQVTTNASGIALIEWNSTNSGVQEIMLSIGAINKTVIGKHISITTGSMTDSRDNETYATVTIAGQTWLAENLRYDVPAVYTDTLDISNPNLKYGRIYDWATIMNGSPSSNNVPSAVRGICPLGWHLPSDAEFNILEVNLGLDPANLISHGTRGGHYAPSMKSTTGWYNNENGTNSSLFNVLPAPYGFPANNNGTLTAIWTATASFNGGSLARYFYHNKNGVHKGSNITNDRLSCRCIQD
- a CDS encoding DUF697 domain-containing protein, which codes for MENKLIKAAKFVRKMSNNNNNEDLNQRAESAVRNHVIWSMGAGFIPIPIADFVAVAAVQLDMIRTISNIYGVDFKETEGKALVTSLTGSGLSRLGANALIKLIPGFGSVLGGVSMSIVSGASTYALGQVFKTHFSVGGTFLDFDTDRFQRYYDEQFEKGKEVAQDIQKEKEENGAVAEDPIAYTHTQKEEVPTAQDATPNAPDANSEIVRKLKELAELKDMGVIDDEEFAQMKARLIENYK